The Salvia miltiorrhiza cultivar Shanhuang (shh) chromosome 1, IMPLAD_Smil_shh, whole genome shotgun sequence genome has a window encoding:
- the LOC130985966 gene encoding leucine-rich repeat extensin-like protein 4: MENSWLPPALLLLSIITTNAAQMLGGGPAYIALQAWKSAITDDPLGITSSWAGTDVCSYKGIFCSETTDFMGNPLSKTVASIDLNHANLQGSLVKELSLLTDLRILHLNTNRFSGAVPPSFRDLSSLAELDLSNNRFSGPFPTPVLYIPNLLYLDLRYNAFSGAIPQGLFYKSLDAIFLNNNLFDGELPPNLGSSPASAINLANNRLSGAIPFSLGYMGVKEILFLNNRLTGCIPEGVGMWSDLQVLDVSSNSLMGHLPHSLSCLSGLEVLNLAHNQLSGELPDLVCSLRSLLNLTLAANFFSGFSPNCNRLLFRNVGFDFSFNCIPGKEMQRPQPDCSAVPGGGLSCLRIPSLKPLICGGLSNSIP, encoded by the coding sequence ATGGAAAACAGCTGGCTTCCCCCGGCACTACTCCTCCTCTCCATCATCACCACCAACGCCGCCCAAATGCTCGGCGGCGGCCCCGCCTACATCGCCCTGCAGGCATGGAAATCCGCCATCACAGACGACCCGCTCGGGATCACGAGCTCATGGGCCGGCACCGACGTCTGCTCCTACAAAGGCATCTTCTGCTCAGAAACCACCGATTTCATGGGAAATCCCCTTTCCAAAACCGTCGCCTCCATTGACCTAAACCATGCAAATCTGCAAGGCAGCCTAGTCAAAGAGCTCTCGCTCCTCACCGATTTGCGCATCCTCCACCTCAACACCAACCGCTTCAGCGGCGCCGTCCCGCCCTCCTTCCGAGACCTCTCGTCGCTGGCCGAATTAGACCTCAGCAACAACCGCTTCTCCGGCCCCTTCCCGACCCCGGTGCTCTACATCCCCAATTTGCTCTACTTAGATCTCCGATACAATGCCTTCAGCGGCGCCATTCCGCAGGGCCTCTTCTACAAGAGCCTCGACGCCATCTTCCTCAACAACAATCTCTTCGACGGCGAGCTGCCGCCCAACCTCGGCAGCTCGCCGGCGTCGGCGATCAACCTCGCCAACAACAGATTGAGCGGCGCCATCCCGTTCAGCCTGGGGTACATGGGCGTGAAGGAGATCCTGTTCCTCAACAACCGCCTCACCGGCTGCATTCCGGAGGGGGTCGGAATGTGGTCGGATTTGCAGGTGTTGGACGTGAGCTCGAACTCGTTGATGGGGCATCTGCCGCACTCGCTGTCGTGTCTCAGCGGCCTCGAGGTTCTGAACCTCGCACACAACCAGCTGTCGGGGGAGCTGCCGGACTTGGTGTGCTCGCTGCGGAGTTTGCTCAATTTGACGCTGGCGGCCAATTTCTTCTCCGGCTTCAGCCCTAATTGCAATAGGTTGCTGTTTAGGAATGTGGGATTTGATTTCTCCTTCAATTGCATTCCCGGGAAGGAGATGCAGCGCCCGCAGCCGGACTGCTCCGCGGTGCCCGGCGGCGGCCTCAGTTGCCTCAGAATTCCGTCGCTCAAGCCTCTTATATGTGGAGGGTTGTCCAATTCCATTCCTTGA